One stretch of Natronobacterium gregoryi SP2 DNA includes these proteins:
- a CDS encoding helix-turn-helix domain-containing protein, with product MSDGIRVELEVEDGGTCPIVSASRETERPITTVSWSRPDKSAMATEEFTTESDVAPIDIEEINTVFETDSHARHRFIRPEQECVCQVIEASGFPVETVHVDQNGLTLSFYTLDVTEITDVVAKLREQFQNVRIRRLHRAGIDRPGGVEGGDLVWVDRDALTDRQREVLETAHELGYFEYPRGSNATEVADAIGIAPSTFTEHLTTAQSKIMDVLVGEESA from the coding sequence ATGAGCGACGGGATTCGAGTCGAACTCGAAGTCGAGGATGGAGGGACGTGTCCCATCGTCTCGGCATCGCGGGAGACGGAACGACCGATTACGACGGTCTCCTGGAGCAGGCCGGACAAGTCCGCGATGGCCACTGAAGAGTTCACGACCGAAAGCGACGTTGCGCCGATCGACATCGAGGAGATCAACACCGTGTTCGAAACCGACAGTCACGCCAGACACCGTTTTATCAGGCCGGAACAGGAGTGTGTCTGCCAGGTGATCGAAGCGTCGGGATTCCCGGTCGAAACGGTTCACGTCGATCAAAACGGGCTGACGCTTTCGTTTTATACCCTCGACGTCACCGAGATAACCGACGTCGTCGCAAAGCTCCGCGAGCAGTTTCAGAACGTCCGTATTCGACGCCTCCACCGAGCAGGAATCGACAGGCCCGGAGGAGTCGAAGGGGGTGACCTCGTCTGGGTCGACCGCGACGCACTGACCGACCGCCAACGAGAAGTTCTCGAGACTGCCCACGAACTGGGCTACTTCGAATATCCACGAGGATCGAACGCCACGGAAGTCGCCGACGCAATCGGCATCGCGCCGTCGACGTTCACCGAACACCTCACGACCGCCCAGTCGAAGATTATGGACGTTCTCGTGGGCGAGGAATCGGCGTAG